A region of Vicinamibacteria bacterium DNA encodes the following proteins:
- the ppsA gene encoding phosphoenolpyruvate synthase, protein MGQYVKTLSEVGMDDLAIVGGKNASLGEMTRHLRTAGVKVPGGFATHTEAFRAFLESSGLTALLREKLDNLDVDDVQALGRVGREIREAVLAGELPQRVREEIADAYRRLDPGGQTPVAVRSSATAEDMPDSSFAGQQETYLNVRGIDNVLLSVKMVFASLFNDRAIAYRVHRGFHHDEVSISAGVQRMVRSDLASSGVAFTLDTESGFRDVVFVTGCCGLGEALVQGSVNPDEFYLHKGNLEAGRPAVLSRTLGQKTSKVVYAESPVPGETVRWVSVDEADQHRFVLDDRELEELGRTALLIEKHYRRPMDIEWAKDGIDGQIYIVQARPETVKSHGGQALERYRIKTRGKLLIEGRAVGQKVASGKARVIENVSGMSSLVAGEVLVTDMTDPDWEPVMKRAAAIVTNRGGRTCHAAIIAREIGIPAVVGCADATTTIADGATVTVSCAEGDTGYVYDGKADFEIERIDLEAMPEIPLKVMMNVANPDRAFQCASLPHAGVGLARLEFVINNTIGIHPKALLEFEDLPDELKERIGERIAGYSDPVSFYVDKLTEGIAMLAAAFHPEPVIVRLSDFKSNEYAHLLGGDRYEPKEDNPMIGFRGASRYVSSFFAECFALECRAVKRVREDMGFTNVEVMIPFVRTVAEGKSVIEALARNGLERGEKGLKVIMMCEIPSNVILADAFLDLFDGFSIGSNDLTQLTLALDRDSALVAASFDERDPAVKALLHQAIQACKRRGKYVGICGQGPSDFPDFARWLLDEGIESVSLNPDTVVETWLFLAGNPDGSKVENA, encoded by the coding sequence ATGGGCCAATACGTCAAGACCTTGAGCGAGGTCGGCATGGACGATCTCGCGATCGTGGGGGGAAAGAACGCTTCTCTGGGCGAGATGACCCGCCATCTACGAACGGCCGGGGTGAAGGTACCGGGGGGATTCGCCACTCACACCGAGGCTTTCCGCGCCTTCCTCGAGAGCTCGGGTTTGACGGCTTTGCTGCGCGAAAAACTCGACAACCTGGACGTCGACGACGTGCAGGCTCTCGGCCGGGTCGGGCGGGAGATCCGGGAAGCGGTACTCGCCGGGGAATTGCCCCAGAGAGTTCGCGAGGAAATCGCCGACGCCTATCGCCGGCTGGACCCGGGTGGCCAGACGCCAGTCGCCGTGCGCTCTTCGGCCACGGCCGAGGATATGCCCGATTCCTCCTTCGCTGGCCAGCAGGAAACTTACTTGAACGTTCGAGGGATCGACAACGTGCTTCTCTCGGTCAAAATGGTCTTCGCCTCGCTCTTCAACGATCGCGCCATCGCCTATCGCGTCCACCGAGGATTTCACCACGACGAAGTCAGCATCTCCGCTGGGGTGCAGCGCATGGTGCGAAGCGATCTCGCGTCGAGCGGCGTCGCCTTCACCCTCGACACCGAATCGGGCTTTCGTGACGTCGTGTTCGTCACCGGATGCTGCGGGCTCGGCGAAGCGTTGGTGCAAGGCTCGGTGAATCCGGATGAGTTCTACCTGCACAAGGGCAACCTCGAGGCGGGCCGTCCGGCCGTTCTGTCGCGGACGCTCGGTCAGAAGACATCGAAGGTCGTCTACGCCGAGAGCCCGGTTCCGGGAGAAACCGTCCGATGGGTCTCCGTCGACGAGGCGGATCAGCATCGATTCGTTCTCGATGATCGAGAGCTCGAAGAGCTCGGGCGAACGGCGCTGCTCATCGAGAAGCATTACCGACGCCCCATGGACATCGAGTGGGCCAAGGATGGGATCGACGGTCAGATTTACATCGTGCAGGCGCGTCCCGAGACCGTGAAGAGTCACGGGGGTCAGGCTCTCGAGCGCTATCGCATCAAGACTCGAGGCAAGCTCCTGATCGAGGGCCGCGCCGTGGGCCAGAAAGTCGCCTCGGGAAAGGCGCGGGTCATCGAGAACGTGTCAGGAATGAGCTCTCTCGTCGCCGGCGAGGTGCTGGTGACCGACATGACCGACCCGGACTGGGAGCCGGTGATGAAGCGAGCCGCGGCCATCGTCACGAACCGAGGCGGCCGCACCTGCCACGCTGCCATCATCGCTCGGGAGATCGGAATCCCGGCCGTCGTCGGATGCGCGGATGCCACGACGACGATCGCTGACGGCGCAACGGTGACCGTGAGCTGTGCCGAGGGCGACACCGGCTATGTCTACGACGGTAAGGCGGACTTCGAAATCGAGCGCATCGACCTCGAAGCCATGCCCGAGATTCCCCTCAAGGTCATGATGAACGTCGCCAACCCCGATCGGGCGTTTCAATGCGCTTCGCTTCCTCACGCCGGAGTGGGTCTCGCCCGGCTCGAGTTCGTCATCAACAACACGATCGGCATCCACCCCAAGGCGCTCCTGGAGTTCGAAGACCTGCCCGATGAGCTCAAGGAGCGAATCGGCGAGCGCATCGCCGGCTATTCCGACCCGGTGAGCTTCTACGTCGACAAACTCACCGAGGGTATCGCCATGCTGGCGGCTGCTTTTCATCCCGAGCCGGTCATCGTGCGGTTGTCTGATTTCAAGTCGAACGAGTACGCCCATCTCCTCGGAGGAGACCGGTACGAGCCCAAGGAAGACAATCCGATGATCGGCTTTCGCGGCGCGTCGCGATACGTATCGAGCTTCTTCGCCGAGTGTTTCGCCCTCGAGTGCCGCGCGGTGAAAAGAGTACGGGAAGACATGGGCTTCACCAACGTCGAGGTCATGATTCCTTTCGTGCGCACCGTGGCGGAAGGAAAATCCGTCATCGAAGCGCTGGCGCGAAACGGGCTCGAGCGCGGCGAGAAGGGATTGAAGGTCATTATGATGTGCGAGATCCCCTCCAACGTCATTCTAGCCGACGCGTTTCTCGACCTTTTCGACGGTTTCTCGATCGGCTCGAACGACTTGACCCAGCTTACCCTCGCGCTCGACCGTGATTCGGCCCTCGTCGCCGCCTCTTTCGACGAGCGCGACCCCGCGGTGAAGGCCCTTCTCCATCAGGCGATCCAGGCGTGTAAACGCCGGGGGAAGTACGTGGGCATCTGCGGGCAGGGGCCTTCCGATTTCCCGGATTTCGCCCGGTGGCTGCTCGATGAAGGTATCGAGAGCGTCTCGCTCAACCCCGATACCGTCGTCGAGACCTGGCTGTTTCTAGCTGGGAACCCGGACGGGTCGAAGGTCGAGAACGCCTGA
- a CDS encoding pyruvate, water dikinase regulatory protein: MRTMFYISDRTAITAETIGHSLLAQFAGTTDYREVTIPYVDSLEKAAQVVERINAAALEDGARPIVFSTLAEPESRRVIIQSDAHVLDLFHVFLEPIERALDAKPLITRTRSHRISNLSSYESRIGAIDFSLQHDDGARIKDYDKADLIMVGVSRSGKTPTCLYLAMQFGIRAANYPITEEDFESDTLPEPVRPYFEKVHGLTIDPKRLASIREERRPGSRYASVEQCRIEVRKAESLFRSLDIPFINTTSTSVEEIATRVVQTRGLERHAV, translated from the coding sequence ATGCGAACGATGTTCTACATCTCTGACCGAACGGCCATCACCGCCGAAACGATCGGTCACAGCCTCCTCGCCCAGTTCGCCGGTACCACCGACTATCGGGAAGTCACGATTCCCTACGTGGATTCCCTGGAGAAGGCGGCCCAGGTGGTCGAGCGAATCAACGCCGCGGCACTCGAAGACGGGGCCAGGCCGATCGTCTTCAGCACGCTCGCCGAGCCGGAGAGCCGCAGGGTCATCATTCAGTCCGACGCCCACGTCCTCGACTTGTTTCACGTGTTTCTCGAACCGATCGAGCGTGCCCTCGACGCAAAGCCCCTGATCACCCGCACGCGCTCTCACCGCATCAGCAATCTTTCATCTTACGAATCGCGAATCGGTGCCATCGACTTCAGCTTGCAACACGACGACGGCGCGCGCATCAAGGACTACGACAAGGCCGACCTCATCATGGTCGGCGTTTCACGCTCGGGCAAGACACCGACGTGCCTCTACCTGGCGATGCAGTTCGGCATCCGCGCGGCAAATTACCCTATAACCGAAGAGGACTTCGAATCGGACACCCTCCCCGAGCCCGTCCGCCCTTACTTCGAAAAGGTTCACGGCCTCACCATCGATCCCAAGAGGCTGGCGAGCATCCGCGAGGAGCGTCGTCCGGGAAGCCGTTATGCTTCCGTTGAGCAGTGTCGCATCGAGGTCCGGAAGGCGGAGAGCTTGTTTCGATCCCTGGACATTCCCTTCATCAACACGACGAGCACTTCGGTCGAGGAAATCGCGACCCGCGTGGTGCAAACGCGAGGCCTCGAGCGCCACGCCGTCTAG
- a CDS encoding VTT domain-containing protein, with protein sequence MESLKHQLLALGLPGLFLIAFLDSAGVPLPGGVDLVVMLLAWQRPSLFVLIAFLAAAGSTAGCLVLYRIARTGGDAMMAKLSRAKQEWVKEKVRQNDVLAILVAVLGPPPFPTKPFILVAGVLRMDWLRFSAAVLAGRMVRFLGEAYLAVRLGDRAAETLRAHYPTIGLLLLAAVAGFVLARYLLHKRAPA encoded by the coding sequence ATGGAATCCCTGAAGCACCAACTGCTCGCTCTGGGCCTTCCCGGGCTCTTCCTGATCGCATTTCTCGACTCGGCCGGGGTTCCGCTGCCCGGAGGCGTCGACCTCGTCGTCATGCTTCTGGCCTGGCAGCGGCCCAGCCTCTTCGTTCTCATCGCCTTTCTCGCCGCCGCTGGCTCCACGGCGGGATGCCTGGTTCTCTACCGCATCGCGCGAACGGGCGGCGATGCGATGATGGCGAAGTTGTCGAGAGCCAAACAGGAATGGGTCAAGGAAAAGGTCCGGCAGAACGACGTCCTGGCCATCTTGGTCGCGGTGCTCGGCCCGCCGCCCTTTCCGACAAAGCCTTTCATCCTCGTGGCCGGGGTATTGCGCATGGACTGGCTTCGCTTTTCCGCCGCTGTTCTCGCGGGACGAATGGTTCGCTTCCTCGGAGAGGCCTACCTGGCCGTCCGCCTCGGGGACCGGGCCGCGGAAACATTGAGGGCGCATTACCCGACGATTGGACTCCTGCTCCTCGCCGCCGTCGCGGGGTTCGTACTCGCGCGATATCTGTTGCACAAGCGAGCACCGGCGTGA
- a CDS encoding CRTAC1 family protein, which translates to MSHIAFLVLVVGASSGPARAAPFGFTNVTASSRFFSLRNLGGHGVQVADATGDGFPELYVTNIFAPNEDRPDLYFVNLTNGSFREQGAASGVSDDGYFGRLSEESHAAIFADLDNDGDYDLFNAHTWSGNHKIYRNDGMGTFTDVTPGSGIELDDGEPRGVAAGDVNGDGVLDLVLSAWENLPMTVYLGRGSLRFERRSLGSLGARLANQGIALTDLDNDFDLDLATTGHMTVGSPIGPLALFANDGRGRFTDVTAASGIRFPEEGTNGWSFGDLDGDGDLDVVLVSNFRTKIFFNEGSLRFRPGQEIGRGNFTAALGDFDHDGDLDIYIGGTEAILENDGRGGFSAVRDIGIVDLGRDGRGTAVVDFDRDGDLDIAVASKRGSNTLFRNDRDDDNWLEVRLVGPRGDAGAFGAKVYVYDERHVDDPSYLRGVREARGATGYCSQDEPVLHFGVIGGRKYEVKAIFLDGSFFIAKGVSAPGEVLINPSASLSP; encoded by the coding sequence GTGAGCCACATCGCGTTTCTCGTTTTGGTGGTAGGGGCAAGCTCAGGCCCCGCTCGCGCCGCGCCGTTCGGATTCACCAACGTGACCGCTTCATCGCGTTTCTTCTCACTTCGCAACCTGGGAGGCCACGGGGTCCAGGTCGCCGACGCTACCGGCGACGGATTCCCCGAGCTCTACGTCACGAACATTTTCGCCCCCAACGAAGATCGGCCCGACCTCTATTTCGTCAACCTGACGAACGGAAGCTTTCGTGAGCAGGGCGCCGCTTCCGGTGTTTCGGACGACGGTTACTTCGGGCGTCTCAGCGAGGAGTCTCACGCGGCGATCTTTGCGGATCTGGACAACGACGGAGATTACGATCTCTTCAATGCCCACACCTGGAGCGGAAACCACAAGATCTATCGCAACGACGGCATGGGGACGTTCACCGATGTTACCCCGGGATCGGGCATCGAGCTCGATGACGGAGAGCCCCGCGGAGTGGCTGCGGGCGATGTGAACGGTGACGGAGTCCTCGACCTCGTCCTGAGCGCCTGGGAAAACCTGCCGATGACGGTCTATCTGGGTCGAGGAAGTCTTCGATTCGAGCGCCGTTCACTCGGATCCCTGGGTGCGAGACTCGCGAATCAGGGGATCGCCCTGACCGATCTCGACAACGATTTCGACCTGGACCTGGCGACGACGGGGCATATGACGGTGGGCTCCCCCATCGGCCCCCTGGCGCTATTCGCGAACGATGGCCGGGGCCGTTTCACCGATGTCACCGCCGCGAGTGGGATTCGCTTCCCCGAAGAGGGAACCAACGGCTGGTCGTTCGGCGATCTCGATGGCGACGGCGACCTCGACGTGGTTCTCGTCAGTAACTTCCGCACGAAGATATTCTTCAACGAGGGGTCCCTGCGGTTTCGTCCCGGTCAGGAGATCGGACGGGGCAATTTCACTGCCGCGCTCGGTGATTTCGATCACGACGGCGACCTCGACATCTACATCGGCGGCACCGAGGCGATCCTCGAGAACGACGGAAGAGGCGGGTTCTCGGCGGTGCGGGACATCGGGATCGTCGACCTCGGTCGCGATGGCCGCGGGACGGCGGTCGTGGACTTCGACCGCGACGGCGATCTCGATATCGCGGTGGCGAGCAAGCGAGGAAGCAATACGCTCTTTCGGAACGACCGCGACGACGACAACTGGCTCGAGGTGCGGCTCGTCGGGCCCCGAGGCGATGCCGGTGCATTCGGCGCCAAGGTCTACGTCTACGATGAGCGTCACGTCGACGACCCGTCGTACCTGCGCGGCGTTCGCGAGGCGCGAGGGGCTACCGGCTATTGCTCACAGGACGAGCCCGTTCTCCACTTTGGTGTCATCGGTGGGCGGAAGTACGAGGTCAAGGCGATTTTCCTCGACGGGTCGTTCTTCATCGCCAAAGGCGTGTCCGCTCCCGGCGAGGTCCTCATCAATCCGAGCGCGTCCCTGTCTCCGTAA
- a CDS encoding peroxiredoxin, with product MLKPGDKAPTFRLPSTSGSDVSLSSLKGRKFVLYFYPKDDTPGCTREACDFQDNLARLQLEGASVFGVSKDSLESHRRFQTKHGLGFDLLSDPENLSAKAYGAYGTKSLYGRKFLGTIRSTFVVDEKGRIAAAWSPVRVAGHVDEVIAHLRGESAPTKRTPRKKKKK from the coding sequence ATGCTGAAACCGGGTGACAAGGCCCCCACGTTCCGGCTGCCTTCGACGTCTGGCTCCGACGTGTCGCTCTCGAGCCTGAAGGGCCGCAAGTTCGTGCTTTATTTCTACCCCAAGGACGACACCCCGGGCTGCACTCGGGAGGCCTGTGATTTTCAGGACAACCTGGCTCGGCTGCAGCTGGAGGGTGCGTCGGTCTTTGGGGTCTCCAAGGACTCGCTCGAATCTCATCGCCGGTTCCAGACCAAGCACGGTCTCGGTTTCGATCTGCTGTCCGATCCAGAAAATCTCTCAGCGAAGGCGTACGGCGCGTACGGCACAAAGAGCCTGTACGGTCGAAAGTTCCTGGGAACGATCCGCTCGACGTTCGTCGTCGACGAAAAAGGTCGGATCGCGGCAGCCTGGTCCCCGGTTCGAGTCGCGGGCCACGTCGATGAGGTGATCGCGCACCTGCGGGGCGAGTCGGCACCGACCAAGAGGACGCCACGCAAAAAGAAGAAGAAATGA
- a CDS encoding pyridoxal-dependent decarboxylase, whose product MLELPDELRNEMWLRVQRAIEEYSRELEHLRVAPSSDPRPVRQLLEDIDFSTPMSVGEALDRVLEGLRHHQVHNGHPRYFGLFNPATSTMSVAADALAAAFNPQLAAWTHAPFACEVERLLIRELGVKFGYPGEVVGGSFTTGGAEANHTALLTALVRHFPRFAEDGLRSLPAQPTLYVSSESHHSFLKAARLCGLGTSAVRPVEVDESFLMVPEALRASIREDRKAGRHPLFAVATLGTTGAGLVDPVDAIALVAHEEGLWVHADAAWGGAAILVPELRPLLKGVERADSITFDAHKWLSVPMGAGMFFTRHPELLDDVFGVVAGYMPRAGEGIDVREPHRSSMQWSRRFIGLKLFLTLLVAGFDGYATMIREMVRLGDLLRERLTDGGWDIVNRTKLPVVCFRDRRAPDTEAVRAISDALVESGDAWTSVTLVGGRIPALRACITNFHTRERDLDFLLRCLSEARLRVLESIS is encoded by the coding sequence GTGCTGGAGCTTCCCGACGAACTTCGAAACGAGATGTGGCTGCGAGTCCAGCGCGCGATCGAGGAGTATTCCCGGGAGCTCGAGCACCTTCGCGTAGCTCCCTCTTCCGATCCGCGACCGGTGCGGCAGCTCCTGGAGGACATCGATTTCAGCACCCCCATGAGCGTGGGTGAGGCGCTGGATCGGGTCCTCGAGGGCCTTCGCCATCATCAGGTACACAACGGCCATCCTCGTTACTTCGGTTTGTTCAACCCCGCCACGTCCACGATGAGCGTGGCCGCAGATGCGCTGGCGGCGGCTTTCAATCCTCAGCTCGCCGCCTGGACTCACGCGCCTTTTGCCTGTGAGGTCGAGCGTCTCCTGATCCGCGAGCTGGGCGTGAAGTTTGGCTACCCTGGTGAAGTCGTGGGGGGCTCGTTCACGACCGGCGGGGCAGAGGCCAACCATACGGCGCTCCTGACGGCGCTCGTCCGACATTTTCCCCGCTTCGCCGAGGATGGCCTACGCTCGCTGCCGGCGCAGCCGACCCTCTACGTTTCCTCGGAGAGCCATCATTCGTTCTTGAAGGCGGCCCGGCTCTGTGGGTTGGGCACATCCGCCGTGCGTCCCGTCGAGGTGGACGAGAGTTTCCTCATGGTCCCCGAAGCGCTTCGCGCGTCGATCCGTGAAGATCGGAAGGCGGGACGCCACCCGCTCTTCGCCGTGGCGACTCTGGGAACGACCGGAGCCGGTCTCGTCGATCCGGTCGACGCGATCGCTCTTGTGGCGCATGAAGAGGGTCTATGGGTTCACGCGGACGCGGCCTGGGGCGGAGCGGCGATTCTCGTCCCGGAGCTTCGCCCTCTTCTGAAGGGCGTCGAGCGGGCCGACTCCATCACCTTCGACGCTCACAAATGGCTCTCCGTCCCGATGGGAGCGGGGATGTTCTTCACCCGGCACCCTGAGCTCCTCGATGACGTCTTTGGCGTGGTGGCCGGGTACATGCCGCGGGCCGGGGAGGGGATCGACGTCCGCGAGCCCCACCGCTCGTCGATGCAATGGTCGCGCCGGTTCATCGGCCTGAAGCTCTTCCTCACGCTCCTGGTGGCGGGCTTCGACGGCTACGCGACGATGATTCGCGAAATGGTGCGTCTCGGAGACCTCCTGCGCGAACGGCTAACCGATGGCGGATGGGACATAGTCAATCGCACGAAGCTTCCGGTGGTGTGCTTCCGCGACCGGCGAGCCCCGGATACCGAAGCGGTGAGGGCCATTTCCGACGCGCTCGTCGAGAGCGGTGACGCCTGGACGTCCGTTACTCTCGTGGGAGGTCGGATTCCAGCCCTCCGGGCCTGCATCACGAATTTTCACACTCGGGAAAGGGACCTCGACTTCCTACTCCGGTGCCTTTCCGAAGCTCGACTCCGGGTTCTCGAATCAATTTCTTGA
- a CDS encoding winged helix-turn-helix domain-containing protein codes for MSFEREFRIAEWVVKPHSNTIVGPQGEAHVEPKAMQVLGLLASHQGEVVSKQEILKAVWDGTFVSDEVLPNAIWEVRKALGDDARKPRFIQTLPKKGYRLIASVEVPGADAERFSSGGSGARKLLSWRSVPAVLLLGVVAVGALILLGEADAPGHDPFSVLVMDFENHTKDEELKWLSSGAPTMLRTGLAEVTGLTVVSSQRLEQVLNEIDANGSSRHEVARRAGASAVVVGTIFRLGPEYRIDVQIENVDDARILSAHSVRGEDVFQLMDDLTAHVRDSLRIDSPSKEPVTPIKEMTTASLDAFRLYNEGVEARRHLRVSDARRALTEAVRLDPDFALALAELQMVAALSRDEAAYRDLQQRVLELKDRLPPNQRLLLESTDMAKEDPERAETELLELIARRPDEEEAYMMLSHLYQDSREMEKSLQILERGVTNLPYSGYLRLYYGYALLKLSRFPEAIHEFEAYARINPDEANPQDSLGEAHLIAGSPEPALDYYRRALEIDPTFASSHIGRSWAFASTGRYDEALAEIDAIEDNMPPKYSRYELVFQRAYVLARAGRYREAEGLLEIVNTEALESENTTMQAAVRLLDSLFAIEKNELDAAIAEARAADVLLSAENDSPNLNRLRKLAALFEGIAASRSGKVEQAGAKLAALGSPDGRDPREQWWYHLLIGEIALSRNDPRAAFTAFDEGTPRRKMEFNVIHLFENLGGSLPFRDGAARAKALQGDYRRAVELYERLLHPGIGQVWTAMLEPRYHLELARLHRENGNAGEASKHYQRFLSLWSKADSNCPELSEAEQFLASS; via the coding sequence ATGTCGTTCGAGCGCGAGTTCCGAATCGCCGAGTGGGTGGTAAAGCCGCACTCCAACACCATCGTCGGCCCCCAGGGCGAGGCACACGTGGAGCCAAAGGCGATGCAAGTGCTCGGGCTTCTTGCGTCTCACCAGGGCGAGGTCGTATCGAAACAGGAGATTCTGAAGGCCGTATGGGACGGAACCTTCGTCTCCGACGAAGTCCTGCCAAATGCCATATGGGAAGTCCGCAAGGCGCTCGGGGACGATGCGAGGAAGCCGCGCTTCATCCAGACGCTCCCGAAAAAGGGCTATCGGCTCATCGCTTCCGTCGAAGTCCCCGGCGCTGATGCCGAGCGGTTCTCGTCGGGCGGAAGCGGCGCCCGGAAGCTACTGAGCTGGCGCTCGGTGCCGGCGGTGCTCTTGCTAGGCGTCGTCGCCGTGGGCGCATTGATTCTGCTAGGTGAAGCCGACGCCCCCGGCCACGATCCTTTCTCGGTGCTGGTGATGGACTTCGAGAACCACACGAAGGACGAGGAGCTGAAGTGGCTCTCGAGCGGCGCCCCCACCATGCTGCGCACCGGGCTGGCGGAAGTAACCGGGCTGACGGTGGTCAGCTCGCAGCGTCTCGAGCAGGTGCTCAACGAGATCGACGCGAACGGGAGCTCCCGTCATGAAGTAGCTCGGCGAGCCGGGGCTTCCGCCGTCGTTGTCGGAACGATATTCCGGCTCGGGCCCGAGTATCGAATCGACGTGCAAATCGAGAACGTCGACGACGCTCGCATCCTGTCGGCGCACAGCGTGCGGGGCGAAGACGTGTTCCAGCTCATGGACGATTTGACGGCCCACGTCCGAGACAGCCTACGAATCGATAGTCCTTCGAAAGAGCCAGTGACACCCATCAAAGAAATGACCACCGCCTCCCTCGACGCCTTTCGACTCTACAACGAAGGGGTCGAGGCGCGACGCCACTTGAGGGTTTCCGATGCGCGCCGGGCGCTCACCGAAGCGGTGCGCCTCGACCCCGATTTCGCCCTCGCCCTCGCGGAGCTTCAGATGGTGGCGGCACTCAGCCGCGATGAAGCCGCCTATCGAGATCTTCAGCAACGTGTGCTCGAGCTCAAGGATCGTCTCCCGCCCAACCAGCGCCTGCTTCTCGAATCCACCGACATGGCGAAGGAGGATCCAGAGCGCGCCGAGACGGAGCTCCTGGAGCTCATCGCGCGCAGGCCGGACGAGGAAGAGGCCTATATGATGCTCTCTCACCTCTACCAGGATTCTCGGGAAATGGAGAAGAGCCTCCAGATTCTCGAGCGTGGGGTGACGAACCTGCCGTACTCGGGGTACTTGCGTTTGTACTATGGCTACGCTCTTCTCAAACTGAGTCGCTTTCCCGAAGCGATTCACGAGTTCGAAGCTTACGCCCGCATCAACCCTGATGAGGCCAATCCTCAGGACAGCCTCGGTGAAGCCCATTTGATCGCGGGGAGCCCCGAGCCGGCGCTCGACTACTATCGGAGGGCACTCGAGATCGATCCGACCTTCGCCTCGTCCCATATCGGCCGTTCCTGGGCCTTCGCGTCGACGGGTCGATACGACGAAGCCCTCGCGGAGATCGACGCCATCGAGGACAACATGCCTCCCAAATACTCGCGGTACGAGCTGGTCTTCCAGCGCGCCTACGTTCTCGCGAGGGCCGGGCGTTACCGCGAGGCCGAAGGCCTTCTCGAGATCGTCAACACGGAGGCGCTCGAGAGCGAGAACACCACGATGCAGGCGGCGGTCCGATTGCTGGACTCCCTGTTCGCCATCGAGAAGAACGAGCTCGATGCCGCGATTGCCGAGGCCCGCGCCGCCGACGTGCTTCTCTCCGCGGAGAACGACTCCCCCAACCTGAACCGCCTTCGCAAGCTCGCCGCGCTCTTCGAAGGCATCGCCGCCAGCCGTTCAGGGAAGGTGGAGCAGGCAGGAGCCAAGCTCGCGGCTCTTGGCTCGCCCGACGGGCGCGATCCTCGCGAGCAGTGGTGGTATCACCTCTTGATCGGCGAGATCGCCCTCAGCCGGAACGATCCGAGGGCCGCCTTCACCGCCTTCGACGAGGGGACACCTCGACGCAAAATGGAGTTCAACGTAATCCACCTCTTCGAGAATCTCGGTGGGAGCCTTCCGTTCCGCGACGGCGCCGCGCGAGCGAAGGCGCTCCAAGGCGACTACCGTCGCGCCGTCGAGCTCTACGAACGGCTGCTTCATCCCGGCATCGGCCAGGTGTGGACGGCCATGCTCGAGCCGCGGTATCACCTCGAGCTCGCCCGCCTGCATCGCGAGAACGGCAACGCGGGCGAAGCGTCCAAGCATTATCAGAGGTTCTTGAGCCTCTGGTCGAAAGCCGACAGCAACTGCCCCGAGCTGAGCGAAGCCGAGCAGTTCCTCGCCTCGTCTTGA